The Methanocaldococcus jannaschii DSM 2661 genome has a segment encoding these proteins:
- a CDS encoding ATP synthase subunit B, with translation MATAASAIEYSSVKSIAGPLLIVEGVEGAAYGEIVEVICPDGEKRMGQVLEAREGLAVVQVFEGTTGLSTKDTRVRFTGRTAKIGVSMEMLGRIFNGAGKPIDGGPEIVPEKELDINGYPLNPVSRKVPSDFIQTGISTIDGMNTLVRGQKLPIFSGSGLPHNQLAAQIARQAKVRGEGEKFAVVFAAMGITSEEANFFMEEFRKTGALERAVVFINLADDPAIERILTPRIALTVAEYLAYEKDMHVLVILTDMTNYCEALREISAARNEVPGRRGYPGYMYTDLATIYERAGRVKGRTGTITQIPILTMPDDDITHPIPDLTGYITEGQIVLSRELHRKGIYPPVDVLPSLSRLAGNGQGPGKTREDHKKVVNQAYAAYAEGRSLRDLVAVVGEEALTDRDRAYLKFADEFEDKFVRQGKDEDRSIEETLDLLWELLAILPEEELKRVDRELIEKYHPKYRKK, from the coding sequence ATGGCTACAGCAGCATCAGCAATTGAATACTCATCAGTTAAGAGTATTGCAGGACCTTTGTTAATCGTTGAGGGAGTTGAAGGAGCAGCTTATGGAGAGATTGTTGAGGTTATCTGTCCAGATGGAGAGAAGAGAATGGGACAGGTTTTGGAGGCAAGAGAGGGTTTAGCAGTTGTTCAGGTATTTGAGGGAACAACAGGATTAAGCACAAAAGATACAAGAGTAAGATTCACAGGAAGAACTGCTAAGATTGGAGTTTCAATGGAAATGTTAGGAAGAATATTCAACGGAGCAGGGAAACCAATTGATGGAGGACCAGAAATAGTTCCTGAGAAAGAGTTAGATATTAATGGTTATCCATTAAACCCTGTTTCAAGAAAAGTTCCAAGTGATTTCATCCAAACAGGTATTTCAACAATTGATGGAATGAATACATTAGTTAGAGGGCAGAAACTGCCAATCTTCTCAGGTTCTGGTTTGCCACACAACCAGTTAGCTGCACAGATTGCAAGACAGGCAAAGGTTAGAGGAGAAGGAGAGAAATTCGCAGTTGTCTTTGCAGCAATGGGTATTACATCAGAAGAGGCAAACTTCTTCATGGAAGAGTTTAGAAAGACAGGAGCTTTAGAGAGAGCAGTTGTCTTCATAAACTTAGCTGACGACCCTGCAATTGAGAGAATTTTAACACCAAGAATTGCTTTAACTGTTGCTGAATACTTAGCTTATGAGAAGGATATGCACGTTCTTGTTATCCTAACAGATATGACAAACTACTGTGAGGCGTTAAGAGAAATCTCAGCAGCAAGAAACGAGGTTCCGGGAAGAAGAGGTTACCCAGGTTACATGTATACTGACTTGGCTACAATCTATGAAAGAGCTGGTAGAGTTAAAGGTAGAACAGGAACAATAACTCAAATTCCAATCTTGACAATGCCAGATGATGATATAACTCACCCAATTCCTGACTTAACTGGTTATATTACAGAGGGGCAGATTGTCTTATCAAGAGAGTTGCACAGAAAAGGTATCTACCCACCAGTTGATGTTCTTCCATCATTATCAAGATTGGCTGGAAACGGACAGGGTCCAGGAAAAACAAGAGAAGACCATAAAAAAGTTGTTAACCAGGCTTATGCTGCCTATGCAGAGGGTAGAAGTTTAAGAGATTTAGTTGCTGTTGTTGGGGAAGAGGCATTGACAGATAGGGATAGGGCATACTTGAAGTTTGCAGATGAGTTTGAAGATAAGTTTGTTAGACAAGGAAAGGATGAGGATAGAAGTATAGAGGAAACTCTTGACTTGTTATGGGAGTTGTTAGCTATATTACCAGAAGAAGAGTTGAAGAGAGTTGATAGGGAGTTAATTGAGAAGTATCATCCAAAATACAGAAAGAAATAA
- a CDS encoding ATP synthase subunit A, producing MPVVGKIIKIAGPVVVAEGMKGAQMYEVVKVGEEKLTGEIIQLHDDKAVIQVYEETSGIKPGEPVVGTGAPLSVELGPGMLRAMYDGIQRPLTAIEEKTGSIFIPRGVDVPALPRDIKWEFKPVVNEGDYVEEGDIIGTVDETPSIVHKILVPIGVKGKIVEIKEGKFTVEETVAVVETENGERKEITMMQKWPVRKPRPYKEKLPPEIPLITGQRVEDTFFTLAKGGTAAIPGPFGSGKTVTQHQLAKWSDADVVVYIGCGERGNEMTEVIEEFPHLEDIRTGNKLMDRTVLIANTSNMPVAAREASVYTGITIAEYFRDMGYGVLLTADSTSRWAEAMREISGRLEEMPGEEGYPAYLASRLAQFYERAGRVITLGKDNRQGFVCIVGAVSPPGGDFSEPVTSNTLRIVKVFWALDANLARRRHFPAINWLQSYSLYIDDVTEWWNTNTGPDWRQLRDEAMSLLQKEAELQEIVQLVGPDALPDRERVILEVARMLREDFLQQDAFDEVDTYCPPMKQYLMLKIIMTFYQEALKAVERGVEPAKILGVSVKQDIARMKYIPHDEFINVKSKEIMEKIKNELGSLN from the coding sequence ATGCCAGTTGTTGGTAAGATTATTAAAATCGCAGGGCCTGTTGTAGTTGCAGAGGGAATGAAAGGAGCTCAGATGTATGAGGTCGTTAAAGTAGGAGAAGAGAAATTGACTGGAGAAATCATTCAGTTGCACGATGATAAAGCAGTTATTCAGGTTTATGAAGAAACATCTGGAATTAAACCAGGAGAGCCAGTTGTTGGTACTGGAGCTCCATTGTCTGTTGAATTAGGGCCAGGGATGTTAAGAGCTATGTATGATGGTATTCAGAGGCCTTTAACAGCAATTGAAGAGAAAACAGGTTCAATCTTTATCCCAAGAGGAGTTGATGTCCCTGCATTACCAAGAGATATAAAATGGGAATTTAAACCAGTGGTAAATGAAGGAGATTATGTTGAAGAAGGAGACATAATTGGAACTGTTGATGAAACTCCTTCAATAGTTCATAAAATCTTAGTTCCAATTGGTGTTAAAGGAAAAATTGTTGAAATAAAAGAGGGTAAATTTACAGTTGAAGAGACAGTTGCAGTTGTAGAAACAGAAAATGGAGAAAGGAAAGAAATTACAATGATGCAAAAATGGCCAGTAAGAAAACCAAGACCATATAAAGAGAAACTACCTCCAGAAATTCCATTAATTACAGGGCAAAGAGTTGAAGACACTTTCTTTACATTAGCAAAAGGAGGAACAGCAGCAATTCCAGGTCCATTCGGTTCAGGAAAAACGGTTACTCAGCATCAGTTGGCAAAGTGGTCTGACGCTGATGTCGTTGTTTATATCGGATGTGGAGAAAGAGGAAACGAGATGACAGAGGTTATTGAAGAGTTCCCACACTTAGAAGATATTAGAACTGGAAACAAATTAATGGATAGAACTGTATTAATAGCCAACACATCAAACATGCCTGTCGCTGCAAGGGAAGCATCTGTCTATACAGGAATTACAATTGCAGAGTACTTCAGAGATATGGGTTATGGAGTTTTATTAACAGCAGATTCAACATCAAGATGGGCAGAGGCAATGAGAGAAATTTCAGGTAGATTGGAAGAAATGCCAGGGGAAGAAGGGTATCCAGCATACTTAGCTTCAAGATTGGCTCAGTTCTATGAAAGAGCTGGAAGAGTTATAACCTTAGGGAAAGATAACAGACAAGGATTCGTTTGTATCGTTGGAGCTGTTTCACCACCAGGAGGGGACTTCTCAGAACCAGTTACATCAAACACACTAAGGATAGTTAAGGTATTCTGGGCGTTAGATGCAAACTTGGCAAGAAGAAGACACTTCCCAGCTATCAACTGGTTGCAGAGTTATTCATTATACATTGATGATGTTACAGAGTGGTGGAACACAAATACTGGTCCAGATTGGAGACAATTAAGAGATGAAGCAATGAGCTTATTACAAAAAGAGGCAGAGTTGCAAGAGATTGTTCAGTTAGTTGGGCCTGATGCATTGCCAGATAGGGAGAGAGTTATTTTAGAAGTTGCAAGAATGTTGAGGGAGGATTTCTTACAGCAAGATGCGTTTGATGAGGTAGATACCTACTGTCCTCCAATGAAACAGTACTTAATGTTAAAGATAATTATGACATTCTACCAAGAAGCATTGAAGGCAGTTGAAAGAGGAGTTGAACCAGCTAAGATTTTAGGAGTTTCAGTTAAGCAAGATATTGCAAGAATGAAATACATCCCACACGATGAGTTTATAAATGTTAAATCAAAAGAAATAATGGAGAAAATTAAGAATGAATTAGGTTCATTAAACTAA
- a CDS encoding V-type ATP synthase subunit F, which yields MKVGVVGDRETAIGFRLAGLTDVYEVKNDEEAVKAINELANNENIAFIIITERIAESIKDKLKNINKVIVEIPDKHGKLERIDPVKELIRKAIGVSMK from the coding sequence ATGAAAGTTGGCGTTGTTGGAGATAGAGAAACCGCCATTGGTTTTAGGCTGGCTGGTTTAACTGATGTTTATGAAGTTAAGAATGATGAAGAGGCAGTAAAAGCAATTAACGAGCTTGCAAACAATGAAAACATAGCCTTCATAATTATCACTGAGAGGATAGCTGAAAGTATAAAAGACAAGTTAAAAAATATAAATAAGGTTATCGTTGAAATCCCAGATAAGCATGGTAAGCTTGAGAGAATAGACCCAGTTAAAGAGTTAATAAGAAAAGCAATTGGAGTTTCAATGAAATAA